The following is a genomic window from Citrifermentans bemidjiense Bem.
CTGCCGGATGTCCTCCATGTCTTTCAGTAACATTCAGGCTCCTTGGAAACTTTTGTTTCAAGCGGCGGAACCATAGCAAATTTTCGCCGTGAAATCAATTAATTGTGCTTTAATTATCTGCTTTGAATCGGCCGGGCGGGGCTCAGGAGGGAGAGAGGAGGGGAGGCGGGGCGGTGCCCCCGCCTTATGGTTCAGCAGGCCCGTCGAGAAACGCCTGCACCAAGGCCTTGCGGTCTATCTTGCTGTTGGAGGTCACCGGCAGGGAGGGGAGGTACCTGATCTGCTCCGGCACCATGTATTTCGGGAGATGGTCGCTGCAATGAACGACCAGTGTTTGGGGCTCGAGTTCGACCCCTTCGCGCAGGCATACGTAAGCGACGATCCTGCTTCCGGCGAGGTCGTCGGGGATGGCCACCGCAACCGCCTGCCGGATGTCGGGGTGGCTGTTCAGTACGATTTCGATCTCGCCCAACTCCACCCGGAACCCCTTGCTCTTCACCATATGGTCCTTGCGGCCGGCGAAGACGAAGTTGCCGGCGGCGTCCAGGCGCGCCATGTCCCCGGTCTTGTACACCCTGGCGTGGGCGGAGGGGTTGCGCGGATCCGGGGTGAACTGCGCCTGAGTTCTGCCGCAGTCGTTCCAGTAGCCCAAGGCCACGGTGGAGCTGAGAACGTGCAGCTCACCCTCCTCTCCCGCGCCGGTCACCACGTTCCCCACCTCGTCGATAGCGAACACCTCGAAATTGGGGAAGGGGGTCCCGATCGGGATCTTCCAGGCCGCTTCCTCCACGACATCCGGGACCCTGAAATAGAGGGAGGAGTTGGCCTCGGTCTGGCCGTAGATGTTGTAAAAGACTGCAGCCGGCATGCACTGCTTCAGGATCTTCAGGTATTTGACCGGCATCAGGTCCCCGGAGAAGTGGACCAGGCGCAGCCTGTCCAGGGTGAGCCGGTCCAGCGCCCCCTGGTCCGCGAGCTTGGTAAGGAGCGACGCCACCGAGTTCCACACCGTGACTCCCTCGCTCTGCATGAAATCCGCCAGGCGCACCGGGAAGGCCGAGAGCGCATCGGGAATCAGCACCATCGTTGCAGCGCTTCTGGCGGCGCAGAAAATGTCGAAGATGGAGAGGTCGAAATGCAGCGGCGCGTGATTGGCCAGACGGTCCTGCGGCGATATCTCGAAGAAGCGGACAGCCATCTCAACGAAGGTGAGGGCGTTCAGGTGGGAGATCACCACCCCCTTGGGTGAGCCTGTGGAGCCTGAGGTGTGCAGGATATAGGCGGGAGCAGCGCCGCAAAGCCCGTCGTCCGCAGGGCACTCGCAGCTCTCGCCTAGGATCTCGTCCCAGCCGCTGCAGCTCATGCTGCCGGCCGGGTGGGGGAGTGTCACCGCCGGGGAGCCGGTGACGATGGCTGCGCGCAGCGGCGGGGCCTCCCCTGCCTCGGCCAGGAGTTGCTCCAGCAGTTGCGGCGCGGCGAGGACGATCTCGATGCCGCAGTGCCTGATGATGGAGGCCTGCCTGCTAGCCGGCGCCCCTGGGTCCAGTGGGACGTAGATCGCGCCCGCCTTCAGGATGCCAAAGACGGAGACGATGGATTCAAGCGATTTGTTCATGAGGATTCCGACCCTGTCTCCTCTTTGCACGCCGTGCGCCTTCAGGGCTGCGCTTAGCTGGTTGCTCGCCGCCTCGAGCTCGGCGTAGGAGAGCTCCTCGTTGCGGAAGGAGACCGCGGTTTTGTCGGGGAAGGAGGTGGCGCTTCGGGTGAGTAATCGTTGCAGTAGGTACATGGATGCCTCGCTGGGCCCCCTCCGCTAGAGCCCCAGGAAGGTGGCGATGATGTTGCGCTGGATCTCGGAGGTGCCGGAGTAGATCTTCCCGGCGATGGCGTCACGGAGGTTCCGCTCGAAGTCGTACTCCGCGCTGTAGCCGTAGGCCCCATGGATTTGCAGCGCATCGGTGCAGTTTTGCACGTAGCTTTCGCTGATGAAGAGCTTCGCCATCGCCGATTCCAGCGGCGCCCGTTTCCCCTGTCCCTTGAGCGTCGCCACTTGGTGCAGCATCAGCCGGGAGAGTTCGATGCGGACCTTCATGTCGGAGATCTTGTGCGAGATGGACTGGCATTTGCCTATCGCCTTGCCGAACTGCTGCCGCTCCTTGGCGTAGGCCACGCAATCCTCCAGGATCTTGTCCATCGCCCCCAGGTGCGCGGCGAAAAGGCAGCTCCGCTCCCATTCCATCTCGGAGTTGAAGATCGCGGCGCCGCTTCCTTCCTGCCCCAGACGGTTCTCCTCGGGAACCTCGCACTCCTCCAGGAACACTTCGCCCAAAGGGCAGGTCCTAAGGCCCATGGTTTCCAGCGGTTGCCCCGTGGAAAACCCGGGAAACCCTCTTTCCACGATGAAGGCGGAAACCCCGGCGAACCCCTTTTCCTTGCAGGTCACAGCGAACACCAGCAACAGGTCGGCGATGGGGGCGTTGGTGATGAAGGTCTTGGAGCCGTTCAGGATGTACCTGTCCCCCCGCTTTTCCGCCCGGCACCTCATGCTGAAGGCGTCGGAGCCGGCATCGGGCTCCGTCATGGCGTGCCCGCCTCGGAGGCTGCCGGCGATGAGCCCGGGGAGATAGCGCTTTTTTTGCTCCTCGCTGCCGAAACGGTTGATGGGGGACTCGCAGGTCCAGACATGGGAGTTCAGGGAGAAAAGCAGGCCGCTGTCGAGGCAGGCGTAGCCGAGCCCCTCCATGGTGGCGATGGAGGTCATGGTGTCGAGCCCGAGCCCTCCGTACTTCTCGGGCATGGTGATGCCCGGGATGCCGAACTCGGCGCATTTTTCCCAACCGCGCTGGGAGAACTCGCCTTTTCTCTCGCGTTCCTTGGCGCCCTGGTTCAGTTCGCGCCGGGCGAACTCGATCGCCATCTGCTTGAAGTTCCTCTGCTCCTCGTTGAAGATCGCTTCCATGGGCGGGCCTCGTACGGCCGGTTCGGCCGGGATCTGGAATCACACGGTGAGTAAAAGCGAGGTCAGCCCGTAATAGGGAGGAAACCCCGCCTCGCACTTCAGGGCATTGAAGGTGGCCAGGGAAATCCCCAGTAACTCCCGGACCGACTCGAGGTATGCCAGCCGCGTCGCTTGGTCCAGCGACTGTTTGAGGCTTGGGCAGGCGTAGATCAGGCATTGCAGCGGGCGCTCGGCGTGCGGCAGCAGGCAGCCGCGCTCACCCAGGTGGGCGCATCTGCTGTCCTGCCTCAAGTGGCTCCCTTGTGCAGTTGTCCTGGGCTTTCCCAGACCCAGCGCGGACTCGATGCGGAGCCGGTAATAGGCGGGTAACGGCTGGAGTGGCTGCTCAGAAAAGGCGGTCACCTGCTTATGGCTGTACTTCCTCAACCAGAAATCGATGGCAGTGAAGTAGTGTTCGGCCGGCTCGCCACAGCAGGCCCCCTGGCAGCTGCGGCAGCCGGCGAAGGAAGGGAGGTCGAGCCCAGCGATCCGCTCCTGGCATTTGATGCGGTTGCCGTTCAGCTTTTGCAGGGCTCCCCTGGTCGGCTCGGAGACCTCATGGTCCTTGTCCAGTATTCCCTGCGTCAGGGCGGAGATCCTTTGAAACTGCCGGTAGCGCCGGGAGAAATGCCAGAAATCGTGCAGGTCCTTCCGCATGGCCGCATCCTTTACCGGTCCGGTCCCGGCCGGTCGCGCTTGCGCTGCGCCATCCCCGAAAGCGCGTAGATCATCGCCCAGGCGGCCAGGTGCGACGAATATCCCTGCGGGTCCTGGCCGGGATAGACCTCGACGTAATCGAGGCCGCTGATCCCCGAGGCTCCGATTTGGTGCAGCGCCGGCAGCAGTTCGCTGGGGAGCAGCCCGTTGAAATCGGCGGGACCTCCCGGGTTGTAACCGGCATCGATGCAGTCGCTGCAGATGGTGACGAAGACGTGCCTCGTCTCGTGGTGCGCGATCCGTATCGCTTCCTCGGTGACGGCGCTCATCCCCCTTTCCCTGACTTCCCTGGTGGTGATGACGCGCGCCCCCATGCTTTGGGCGTACTCATACTGGGTAGGTGAGTTCCGCGGGCCGCGGATGCCCAGATGCACGATGCTCTCTTTGCGGACCTGCGGGATTTGGGAAATCCTGTGGATCGGGCCGCAACGGGCGAACTGGTCGCTGCCGAAGGACTTGGCGTTGTCCAAGTGTGCGTCCAGGTGGATGACGCCGATTTTGCCCTCTTCTCCGTCCGCGAGCGCCCTGATGATCTCCGGGGTGAAGGAGTGGTCGCCTCCCAGCACGAAGGGGATGCTCTGGTTGCGGTAGACCCGCTGCATGGCAGCGTGCACGTTGCGCATGGTCTCGGCGGGGTCGTTGGGGTGTACCGGAATGTCCCCGATGTCGCCGAGCGTCAGGTGGTCGAACAGGTCGATCTCGTACTCGGGGAGGAATCCACCGTAACGCGCCGAGGCGTGGCGGATGCTCCTGGGCGCTAGCTCGCACCCTGTGAAGGAGCCCCAGGTGACGGTCCCTTCCCATGGGACCCCGGCGATCATCACGTCGTAGCCTGCTGCCGGTTTCCTGTAGTCGAGAACGGGTACGCCGAGAAAGGAGGGAGTGTCGCCGTACACGGTAGGGAGCGAGGCCTTCCTGTTGGGAACCATGGGGATGTCTTTGCTGTTCATCGTGACTCCTTTCGTGCCGTGGGCCTTCAGTCTGCCGGGTCGCCGGTCACGTACAGTTTCCTGGATAAAAGCAGCCGGGTAGCTCTCACGCGGTTCAATTCCCGCCAGCGCAGGGTCCGGTGCACCCACAGCGCCGGGACGTTGTCGGACCAGAAAAAACCGTATGCCTTGGTGTACCCATGCCGCTTCAAAAGGTGGAGTGCGCCGTTTTGCAGTGCTGCGGCGAGGTTTCCGCCGCGGTTGGCCGGATCGACAAACATATCGAAGGTGTAGACCTCCTTGGGGGCGCACCTAACCCCCAGCCACAACTCGTCGGGGTGCTTGTAGCAGTCGTTGCCGGCCTTGGAGTCGGCGCACCAGATATCCCCGAACACCTTGTTTCCCTTGACGAGGGCATACCCGCGGTAACCGCGCTTCAGGTAGTTGAGCGTCTTCAGGTGCCTGCTCTTGAGCGGATAGGCGAGTTGCCGGTTCTGCAGCAGTTCCTGTGTCAGCTCGACTACCTCCTCGTCATGGGGGCGGGCGAAATCCGCCACCGGCCTCAGGTTGTCGAGCTCTATCTCCACCGGCACGGCCTCGCGGTTCAGGTAGACGGTCTCCCTAAGCAGGCTGTTTATGCTGCCGTGTTTTACCGTCTCCAACACCTGGACCAGGCGCATTTTGCAGTACTGTAGCATCGCCTCCCACTCCTTTGGCCACCTCACCCCTTGGCAGTCAGCTTGTAATTGATGAAGTTGACCACAGATCCGATGGTTTCGAAGTTCTCCGGAACGATCTCGGTGTCGGCAATCTGCAAGTCGAATTCCTGCTCCAGGTAAGCTATCAGCCGCTGGACCCCCAGCGAATCGACGATCCCTTTGTCTATCAGGGAGTCGGAGGGAGAGAGCGTTCCTTTGTGTGCCTGGGTCATCATTTCCTTTTCTATGAAGCTTCTGACTGTTTCGGTGAAGTCGACCATAACTACCTCCCGTTGGACATGGCACTGTCGTCTCCTGTGACCACCCGCGCGTTGGGGCGATGCTTTCAGATGCAGGCGCTGTCCGTTCTGTGTGTGTTTGACGAAGTGCTGATGGTACCGGTTGCCGGCTGCATAGGCTGTAAGGCGGGGTGCTGGATTGCCAGATAGATTAAAGATTTGTAATTCAATCCGTCACCTAGTGTACATTTAGGGTTCGGTGTGTCAAGCGGGGGCGGGAGTGCGGCAATGCGAGCTTTTTTACTTTCATAGCGCTTCCCAAAGATGATACTTTGGCGCAATGTCACGCAAAAGCATTGAAAAAAGACGCGCCCTTCTCGCCGGCGAGAGCGGCGGCGAGCACAGAAACAGCGGCGGCAGGCTTTCCTGCTGCCTGGTCTACCCCAACCGCTACCACTCCGCCATGAGCAACCTGGGCTTCCAGGCCGTCCAGGCCATGATGAACGCGCACCCGGAGGTGATCTGCGAGCGCGCCTTCCTGCCGGAGCGCGACGAGCTGGCGGAACTGGAGCGGACCGAGGGGACGCTTCTCTCGCTGGAGGGGCAGCGCCCGCTCTCCTCGTTCGACCTCGTCGCCTTCTCCGTTTCCTTTGAAAGCGATTACCTGAACCTCCCCACCATCTTCCGGCTCTCGGGGATGAGCCCCTGGGCCGCCGAGCGTTCGGCGCTGCAACCGCTCGTTTTGGCTGGTGGGGCGGCGCTCTTTCTGAACCCCGAGCCGGTCGCCCCGTTCCTCGACCTGGTCTGCATCGGCGAAGCGGAACCGATCCTCCCGGATCTGCTGGAACTGCTGAAGGACGGCCGCCGCTCCCGCGCCGAACTCTTGTTGCAGGCCTGCCGTCTCCCCGGCGTCTACGTCCCGTCGCTGTACCAGCCGCAGTATGACGCCGGCCGCTTCAGAGGGGTGCAGCCGCTTCCTGGGGCGCCGGCCAGGGTGCGCCGCGTTTGGGAAAAGGAGCTCGATCGCAGGCAGACGGTGACCGAGATCCACACCGACGCCACCGAGTTCTCCGGAATGCATCTGGTCGAACTTTCCCGTGGCTGCCCTCGTGCCTGCCGCTTCTGCGCAGCCGGCTTCATCTACCTCCCCTACCGCAGCCGTTCGCTGGAAGGAGTAAGGGAGGAGGTGCTCAAAGGGGTGGCGCAGGGAAGAAAGGTGGGACTGGTCGCGGCCGCCGTCTCGGACTACACCGGCATCGGGGAATTGTGCGGAGAGATCGTCGCGGCCGGCGGGAAGTTCTCGGTCTCCTCCTTCCGCATCGACCACCTCGACGCCGGGATGATCGAGGCGCTCAAGGCCAGTGGGCAAAAGAGCGTGGCACTGGCGCCGGAGGGGGGAAGCCAAAGGCTGCGCGACCTGGTGAAAAAGGGGATCGACGAGGAGCAGATCCTGGCGGCTTGCGACAAGCTGATCAGCCACGACATCCTAAACCTGAAGCTCTATTTCATCATAGGCCTCCCCACCGAGACGGAAAAGGACCTGGAGGAACTGGTCCTGTTGGTGACCCGGATCAGGGAGCGGGTGCTGGCGGCGGCCAAAAAGAACAAGCGCCTGGGGGAGCTGCAGCTCTCGGTGAACCCGTTCATTCCCAAGCCTTTCACCCCCTTCCAGTGGTGCGGCATGGAGCCGGTCAAGTCGCTGGAATCGAAGTGGAAGTACCTGCAGAAGGCGCTGGGGAAGCTGTCCAACCTGAAGCTGCAAATGGAGAGCCCGCGGGAGGCATACCAGCAGGCGCTTTTGTCGCGGGGGGACCGCAGGCTTGCGCAACTGCTGGTCCTCGCGGACCGGACCGGGAGCTGGAAACAGGCGCTGCGTGAGGCCGGTTTAGATGCCGACGCCGAGGTTCACCGTCAAGTGGGGCTGGACGAGCCGCTGCCGTGGGATTTTATAGATGGCGGCGACTGCGAGAGGCTTAAGCGGGAATACCGCAGGGCTTTCGAGGAAGGGAATTAAGGAGCGAGAGTGGAGGATTTGCGGCGGCAGGGGAGTTGACCCTGCCGCCTTTTTTCGTCTGCGTGCTAGTTGAAGAAGAACCTGGCGCCGACCGTGACTGAGAGGTTGGTGGGGTCGAATTCGCCGTGCTGGCCGCTGGGCGTATCGACGTTGGCGCTGAAGGACTCGATCCCCTTGGCTTCCAGCATGAGCGACGCCTGGCGGTTCAAGATGCAGTCCACCCCTGCGCTTAGATGCGCGCCGACGGTGGTGTTGGTGTACCTGTTGCTCAGGTCGTTGACCAGGACGTCCATGCCGGCCCCGAGGTAGGGGACCAGGCGTTGCCTTTCCGGGAAGCGGTACTGCGCGCCGACGGAAACGTCCGTGATCTGGGCGGTGCCGAAGTTGGAGGTGTGGAAGGAGGCCCGGGATACCTCGAGCTCCACCGCGACGTTCTCATCCACCCCGAACATGAGACCGAGCCCGCCAGTCAAACCTGCATCGGTGGAGACCACCATGGTTCCCTGCGGCGTGTCCAACTCGCTTTTGGCCGGGTTGATGACGCCGATCTTGCCGGTGAGCGCCAGCCTTCCTCTGAGCTCTTCCGCTCCGGCATTTGCAGTGAGCGTGGTCGCCAGCAGCAGTGCGCCGGCTGAGAGCATGAACAATTTACGCATGTTTTAAATCCTCCAAAGATGACATTGCAAAGCGCGCATATTAAGACAAAACTGCGGGGCGTACAAGGGCAAAGGCGAGCGGCACTCTATCTGCGCGTAGCGTGCTGTTATTGCAGGTAAACGTCAGTCACAAAAAAACGGCCCACTCTCTGAACGTTGGAGCTGATCCAGAAGGGGGCCGCTTGGGCGGTCAGACAAGAATGGGGATGGACTACTTTATCAGTTCCAGGGTCGCCTGCACCGCCTTCTCGATCCCCCTGGCGGCCTCGGATATGCTGCCGGCCAGCATGTAGGCCGGGGTCGACACGATCAGGTTTTCCCGGTCCACTACGATCTCGTCTGCGGGGCAGTCGACGTGCTTGCTGCCGGTGGCGGAAATCGCCCCGGCGGTGCCAGGGTCGTTACCTATGGTGAGCCGGGGGGAGAGCTCCTTCCCCAGCGCCAGCGCCACTACCGAAGGTGCGATGCAGATGGCGCAGATCGGCTTCTTCGCCGCCGACATCTCCCTTACCAGCCTGAGCACGTCGGGTTGCACCATCCCGTCGGCCCCCTTTTGGCCGAAGTTGCACAGGTTCTTGGCGGCGCCGAAGCCGCCGGGGAAAACGACGGCGTCGAGGTCGGATGCCTTGGCATTCTTAACGTCGCTCACCTCGCCGCGGGCGATGCGGGCCGACTCCACCAGGACCTTCCTCTTGGCGCCGGTTTCCTGCATGGTCAGGTGGTTCACTTCGTCGCAGTCGATATCGGGTGCGAGGCAGACGGCCTTGGCGCCGCTTCTGTCAATCGCCAAAAGTGCCAGCACCGCCTCGTGTATCTCGCTGCCGTCACGCACTCCGCAGCCGGAAAGTACCACGCCTATCCTTTTCATCCCCGATACCTCCTGTCTTGTAGATTCCACTTCAGTTGCGCTATTCTATGCGCTGCGTTTACACTGTCAAGGCCTTTAATGTGTAACCTCGCCGCCCCGCTTTAAAAAATATGGGCGGCCTGCGGAAGTGAGGAACCAGCGCCATGAACGACAATTTGCAGTGTGAAATTCCACCCGTCGTAGACAAACTCCGCTGCACCGGCTGCGGCAGATGCGTCGCCGCCTGCAGCAGCCGTCTGATTACCCTGGAGGTGGACGGTTTTCGCAAGCATGCACGGTTAAGCGCCCCTGAGCGCTGCAGTTGCTGCCTTGCCTGCATCGATGCTTGCCCGGTAGGTGCTCTGAGGTGCGATTGACATCACTTCTGTTTGCCCTAAGCTATATCACTGTATCAGGTCGCCCTGCGATCTCATTGCGCGAAAGGAGGAGGACATGCTTTACTTCATCAAGCAGAACACCATCCACACTTACCCGGTTAAAAACAGGTGCGGAGCGATCTATGAGCTGGAGCAACTGCGCGATACCATACCCCGGGACGTTCAGCAATGCCCTTACTGTATGAAATTGTGGCCGGGAAGAAACGCTGAGGATTGAAAGAGGAAGGTCTGGGCGGGACAACAGAATCAAGAACAAGAAAGGCCGCTTCCGTGAGGAAAGCGGCCTTTCTTGTGAAATGGTGATCCCAAGGGGACTTGAACCCCTGTTACCGACGTGAAAGGCCGGTGTCCTAACCACTAGACGATGGGACCGAATTGTTGCATCCCGTCCCATCAGGGTTGGGGGCTGTCATCAGGCCCAGTCTGATGACAGTGAAAAAATGGTGAGCCGCGTTGGGATCGAACCAACGACCACCTGATTAAAAGTCAGGTGCTCTACCAACTGAGCTAGCGGCTCGCTATGACTTCGTGCCTGGGCACGATAGCTGTTGTTTGAGTGGCGTCCCCAGCCGGATTTGAACCGGCGTCGCCGCCGTGAAAGGGCGGTGTCCTGGGCCGGGCTAGACGATGGGGACGAGTGGTGAGCCGCGTTGGGATCGAACCAACGACCACCTGATTAAAAGTCAGGTGCTCTACCAACTGAGCTAGCGGCTCAAACAGTGCAGCGAAGCAAGAACAACCTTATAGCAAATCGATTTATGCCAGTCAACACTTTTTATTAAAAAGTTAGTTCAGCTCGAACGGGTTTCTGAGTACGATAGTCTCGTCACGGCGCGGGCCGACGGAGACCAGTACCACGGGGGCGCCGGAGAGCTTCTCGATGCGCGCCACGTAGTCGCGGGCGTTCTTCGGGAGCTCGGCCATGCTCTTCGCGCCGGTGATGTCGTCGTTCCAGCCGGGGAGTTCCTCATAGATCGGGGTGCACTGTTCCATGATCTCGAGGCTTGCCGGGACCTCGGTGAGTACCTGACCCTTATAGTTGTAAGCGGTGCAGACCTTGACCGTTTCCTGCCCGGAGAGGACGTCGAGCTTGGTGATGGCGATGCCGGAGAGGCCGTTGACCCTGACGGCGTAGCGCGCGACCAGCGCGTCGTACCAGCCGGTGCGGCGCGGGCGCCCGGTGGTGGAGCCGA
Proteins encoded in this region:
- the elbB gene encoding isoprenoid biosynthesis glyoxalase ElbB, which encodes MKRIGVVLSGCGVRDGSEIHEAVLALLAIDRSGAKAVCLAPDIDCDEVNHLTMQETGAKRKVLVESARIARGEVSDVKNAKASDLDAVVFPGGFGAAKNLCNFGQKGADGMVQPDVLRLVREMSAAKKPICAICIAPSVVALALGKELSPRLTIGNDPGTAGAISATGSKHVDCPADEIVVDRENLIVSTPAYMLAGSISEAARGIEKAVQATLELIK
- a CDS encoding 4Fe-4S dicluster domain-containing protein → MNDNLQCEIPPVVDKLRCTGCGRCVAACSSRLITLEVDGFRKHARLSAPERCSCCLACIDACPVGALRCD
- a CDS encoding amino acid adenylation domain-containing protein translates to MYLLQRLLTRSATSFPDKTAVSFRNEELSYAELEAASNQLSAALKAHGVQRGDRVGILMNKSLESIVSVFGILKAGAIYVPLDPGAPASRQASIIRHCGIEIVLAAPQLLEQLLAEAGEAPPLRAAIVTGSPAVTLPHPAGSMSCSGWDEILGESCECPADDGLCGAAPAYILHTSGSTGSPKGVVISHLNALTFVEMAVRFFEISPQDRLANHAPLHFDLSIFDIFCAARSAATMVLIPDALSAFPVRLADFMQSEGVTVWNSVASLLTKLADQGALDRLTLDRLRLVHFSGDLMPVKYLKILKQCMPAAVFYNIYGQTEANSSLYFRVPDVVEEAAWKIPIGTPFPNFEVFAIDEVGNVVTGAGEEGELHVLSSTVALGYWNDCGRTQAQFTPDPRNPSAHARVYKTGDMARLDAAGNFVFAGRKDHMVKSKGFRVELGEIEIVLNSHPDIRQAVAVAIPDDLAGSRIVAYVCLREGVELEPQTLVVHCSDHLPKYMVPEQIRYLPSLPVTSNSKIDRKALVQAFLDGPAEP
- a CDS encoding agmatinase family protein, whose product is MNSKDIPMVPNRKASLPTVYGDTPSFLGVPVLDYRKPAAGYDVMIAGVPWEGTVTWGSFTGCELAPRSIRHASARYGGFLPEYEIDLFDHLTLGDIGDIPVHPNDPAETMRNVHAAMQRVYRNQSIPFVLGGDHSFTPEIIRALADGEEGKIGVIHLDAHLDNAKSFGSDQFARCGPIHRISQIPQVRKESIVHLGIRGPRNSPTQYEYAQSMGARVITTREVRERGMSAVTEEAIRIAHHETRHVFVTICSDCIDAGYNPGGPADFNGLLPSELLPALHQIGASGISGLDYVEVYPGQDPQGYSSHLAAWAMIYALSGMAQRKRDRPGPDR
- a CDS encoding porin family protein yields the protein MRKLFMLSAGALLLATTLTANAGAEELRGRLALTGKIGVINPAKSELDTPQGTMVVSTDAGLTGGLGLMFGVDENVAVELEVSRASFHTSNFGTAQITDVSVGAQYRFPERQRLVPYLGAGMDVLVNDLSNRYTNTTVGAHLSAGVDCILNRQASLMLEAKGIESFSANVDTPSGQHGEFDPTNLSVTVGARFFFN
- a CDS encoding acyl carrier protein, which gives rise to MVDFTETVRSFIEKEMMTQAHKGTLSPSDSLIDKGIVDSLGVQRLIAYLEQEFDLQIADTEIVPENFETIGSVVNFINYKLTAKG
- a CDS encoding acyl-CoA dehydrogenase family protein, which gives rise to MEAIFNEEQRNFKQMAIEFARRELNQGAKERERKGEFSQRGWEKCAEFGIPGITMPEKYGGLGLDTMTSIATMEGLGYACLDSGLLFSLNSHVWTCESPINRFGSEEQKKRYLPGLIAGSLRGGHAMTEPDAGSDAFSMRCRAEKRGDRYILNGSKTFITNAPIADLLLVFAVTCKEKGFAGVSAFIVERGFPGFSTGQPLETMGLRTCPLGEVFLEECEVPEENRLGQEGSGAAIFNSEMEWERSCLFAAHLGAMDKILEDCVAYAKERQQFGKAIGKCQSISHKISDMKVRIELSRLMLHQVATLKGQGKRAPLESAMAKLFISESYVQNCTDALQIHGAYGYSAEYDFERNLRDAIAGKIYSGTSEIQRNIIATFLGL
- a CDS encoding GNAT family N-acetyltransferase is translated as MLQYCKMRLVQVLETVKHGSINSLLRETVYLNREAVPVEIELDNLRPVADFARPHDEEVVELTQELLQNRQLAYPLKSRHLKTLNYLKRGYRGYALVKGNKVFGDIWCADSKAGNDCYKHPDELWLGVRCAPKEVYTFDMFVDPANRGGNLAAALQNGALHLLKRHGYTKAYGFFWSDNVPALWVHRTLRWRELNRVRATRLLLSRKLYVTGDPAD
- a CDS encoding radical SAM protein, with product MSRKSIEKRRALLAGESGGEHRNSGGRLSCCLVYPNRYHSAMSNLGFQAVQAMMNAHPEVICERAFLPERDELAELERTEGTLLSLEGQRPLSSFDLVAFSVSFESDYLNLPTIFRLSGMSPWAAERSALQPLVLAGGAALFLNPEPVAPFLDLVCIGEAEPILPDLLELLKDGRRSRAELLLQACRLPGVYVPSLYQPQYDAGRFRGVQPLPGAPARVRRVWEKELDRRQTVTEIHTDATEFSGMHLVELSRGCPRACRFCAAGFIYLPYRSRSLEGVREEVLKGVAQGRKVGLVAAAVSDYTGIGELCGEIVAAGGKFSVSSFRIDHLDAGMIEALKASGQKSVALAPEGGSQRLRDLVKKGIDEEQILAACDKLISHDILNLKLYFIIGLPTETEKDLEELVLLVTRIRERVLAAAKKNKRLGELQLSVNPFIPKPFTPFQWCGMEPVKSLESKWKYLQKALGKLSNLKLQMESPREAYQQALLSRGDRRLAQLLVLADRTGSWKQALREAGLDADAEVHRQVGLDEPLPWDFIDGGDCERLKREYRRAFEEGN